A genomic segment from Pyrodictium occultum encodes:
- a CDS encoding TatD family hydrolase — MQASRPLVDAHCHLYEFGNEELESILSRGMTIVAVGEDIETSRRVLEIARAKPNVIPCIGLHPWNVKSREEGVEKARKIVEIALSSGVRCIGEVGLDTKFVPETIELQREVFKVFLEAARDYKLVLNLHTAGTWEEVYQLLVKYDIEKAMFHWYTGPIYLIRDIEASGYMISINPAVKIQRKHRAVVENAPLSIMLTESDGPYEYKGMRLNPLMVEEVLEVIAAVKNMDASTVAQQIRLNLKKLHGV; from the coding sequence ATGCAGGCTAGTAGGCCGCTTGTAGACGCGCACTGCCACCTATACGAGTTCGGCAACGAGGAGCTGGAGTCCATACTATCACGTGGGATGACCATCGTGGCTGTGGGGGAAGATATAGAGACTAGCAGGAGGGTACTTGAAATAGCTAGAGCAAAGCCGAACGTGATTCCCTGCATAGGCCTTCACCCATGGAATGTGAAGAGCCGTGAGGAGGGCGTAGAGAAGGCTAGGAAAATAGTAGAGATCGCATTGAGCAGCGGGGTTAGATGCATAGGCGAGGTAGGCTTAGACACCAAGTTCGTCCCAGAAACCATTGAGCTTCAACGTGAGGTCTTCAAAGTATTCCTAGAGGCTGCAAGGGATTACAAGCTAGTGCTCAACCTGCATACTGCCGGCACATGGGAGGAAGTCTACCAACTTCTCGTAAAATATGATATAGAAAAGGCTATGTTCCACTGGTACACAGGCCCAATATATCTCATAAGGGACATAGAGGCGTCGGGCTATATGATATCAATAAACCCCGCCGTGAAGATCCAGCGTAAGCATCGTGCCGTCGTAGAGAATGCCCCACTCTCGATAATGTTGACCGAGAGCGACGGCCCCTACGAGTATAAGGGCATGCGGCTGAACCCGTTGATGGTGGAGGAGGTTCTCGAAGTAATAGCAGCTGTAAAGAACATGGATGCTTCAACAGTGGCGCAGCAGATTAGACTCAACCTGAAAAAACTGCATGGAGTCTAG
- the tes gene encoding tetraether lipid synthase Tes, translating into MALSTKIPRNNAAGSNKPDILESPAIYDARSKVVVVAGKRIPIGGPIPKLKEGEKFVAYTTSICPYCSRLLPAVIYEKEGKIYMRKTCPTHGTIDELYFSDARIYRKFMKYEEEGVGVTPHVKLTAPCPYNCGLCSRHKNHTALANLVVTNRCDLSCWYCFFYAEKMGYVYEPTLEQIRHMIRQYKKEGVSMAVQITGGEPTLREDLVDIVKLLKEEGVTHIQLNTHGITFARLWFEKGLDAAVKYTRELREAGVNTVYMSFDGVTPRANPKNHWEVPYTLEVFRKAGMTSVVLVPTVIRTINDQELGAIVKFAAKHIDVVRGVNFQPVSLTGRMKKEARRRYRVTIADVLKWVEEQTDGQIPADAWFPIPVAAKFAYFIEALSGELKVCMGNHPACGSATYVFVERGGDGLPKRFVPITEFFDVEGFIEYMEQKTGELRKDAESSFSKFRRALRIASIVKDLPKFVDREKLPKNLNITKLLTNVFLKRSYEALGELHYKMLFLGNMHFMDQYNYDVERVMRCNIHYLSPDGRVIPFCTYNVLNDIYRDHILKKFRIPIEEYVKKYGKDKVGPDVKYVRNIKLLKSNPIYYEAYRGIVPDEILFGKKKN; encoded by the coding sequence ATGGCTCTCTCAACCAAGATCCCTCGGAACAACGCAGCTGGGTCTAATAAGCCTGATATCCTGGAGTCTCCTGCGATCTACGATGCTAGGAGCAAGGTAGTTGTGGTGGCTGGTAAGCGGATCCCGATAGGCGGCCCTATCCCGAAGCTCAAGGAGGGCGAGAAGTTCGTTGCCTACACCACTAGTATCTGCCCGTACTGCTCGAGGCTGCTGCCTGCGGTGATCTATGAGAAGGAGGGCAAGATATACATGCGTAAGACCTGCCCGACACATGGCACCATTGATGAGCTGTACTTCAGCGACGCCAGGATCTACCGCAAGTTCATGAAGTATGAGGAGGAGGGTGTCGGCGTAACTCCCCACGTGAAGCTGACAGCTCCCTGCCCCTATAACTGCGGCCTCTGCTCTAGGCACAAGAACCACACCGCTCTCGCCAACCTGGTAGTGACAAACCGCTGCGACCTGTCATGCTGGTACTGCTTCTTCTATGCGGAGAAGATGGGCTACGTCTACGAGCCAACGCTTGAACAGATACGCCACATGATACGCCAGTATAAGAAGGAGGGTGTATCAATGGCCGTTCAGATAACCGGCGGCGAGCCGACGCTGCGCGAGGACCTGGTGGATATAGTAAAGCTGCTCAAGGAGGAGGGTGTAACCCACATACAGCTAAACACTCACGGCATAACGTTCGCTAGGCTCTGGTTCGAGAAGGGCCTCGACGCGGCTGTTAAGTATACGAGGGAGCTACGTGAGGCTGGTGTAAACACCGTATACATGAGCTTTGACGGTGTAACGCCCAGGGCTAACCCGAAGAACCACTGGGAGGTCCCCTACACCCTCGAGGTGTTCCGCAAGGCTGGCATGACAAGCGTGGTGCTCGTGCCGACAGTCATAAGGACGATTAACGACCAGGAGTTGGGCGCCATAGTCAAGTTCGCGGCAAAGCATATAGACGTTGTACGCGGCGTCAACTTCCAGCCCGTGAGCCTCACCGGCCGCATGAAGAAGGAGGCGAGGCGCCGCTATAGGGTAACCATAGCCGACGTGCTGAAATGGGTGGAGGAGCAGACCGACGGCCAGATACCTGCCGACGCCTGGTTCCCCATACCGGTTGCGGCAAAGTTCGCCTACTTCATAGAGGCTCTCAGCGGCGAGCTAAAGGTATGCATGGGCAACCACCCCGCCTGCGGCTCCGCGACATACGTGTTCGTTGAGAGGGGCGGTGATGGGCTGCCCAAGCGCTTTGTACCGATAACAGAGTTCTTCGACGTCGAAGGCTTCATCGAGTATATGGAGCAGAAGACTGGAGAGCTGCGGAAGGATGCCGAGTCAAGCTTCAGCAAGTTTAGACGCGCTCTACGAATAGCATCCATAGTCAAGGATCTGCCGAAGTTCGTTGACCGCGAGAAACTACCTAAGAACCTTAACATAACAAAGCTGCTAACCAACGTGTTCCTTAAGAGGAGCTATGAGGCGCTGGGGGAGCTACACTACAAGATGCTATTCCTAGGCAACATGCACTTCATGGACCAGTACAACTACGATGTGGAGAGAGTTATGAGGTGCAACATCCACTACCTCTCGCCCGACGGCAGGGTGATACCATTCTGCACCTACAATGTGCTCAACGACATATACCGCGACCATATACTCAAGAAGTTCAGGATACCTATAGAGGAGTACGTAAAGAAGTATGGTAAGGACAAGGTAGGCCCCGACGTGAAGTATGTACGCAACATAAAGCTGCTGAAGAGTAACCCGATATACTATGAGGCCTACAGGGGCATAGTGCCCGACGAAATACTCTTCGGCAAGAAGAAGAACTAG
- a CDS encoding metallophosphoesterase family protein, whose product MAAGDVHSPRYLLQYMAALAKHRDECSRAGILIWAGDMVDRGRVSALEAVVEASRRSCPSARIVAVFGNEEYMDREEEFIRRYPSVVWLNDTYIVVEEDIKLAIYGSRGVLDRPTRWQRRHIPGIEAIYRHRAERAAAALRELRGKADKVILVTHYAPTRLTLEGEDPRIWPELGSTIMERVVLETAPDLAIHGHAHRSKRLEAVLGRTRVINVALPARGDVAVIDL is encoded by the coding sequence GTGGCAGCCGGCGATGTGCATAGTCCAAGGTACCTGCTACAGTACATGGCCGCACTTGCAAAGCACCGCGATGAGTGCAGCAGAGCAGGCATTCTCATATGGGCAGGTGACATGGTGGACCGTGGCAGGGTTAGCGCGCTCGAGGCCGTGGTGGAGGCCTCGAGGAGGAGCTGCCCCTCCGCGAGAATAGTGGCTGTCTTCGGTAACGAGGAATACATGGACAGGGAGGAGGAGTTTATTAGACGCTACCCCTCCGTAGTATGGCTCAACGACACCTACATAGTGGTCGAGGAGGACATAAAGCTGGCCATATATGGTAGCAGGGGTGTTCTAGACAGGCCCACCAGGTGGCAGCGCAGGCACATACCAGGCATAGAGGCGATCTACCGCCATAGAGCTGAGAGAGCTGCAGCCGCGCTCCGAGAGCTGCGTGGCAAGGCGGACAAGGTTATACTCGTGACGCATTATGCGCCGACCCGCCTAACACTCGAAGGAGAGGATCCAAGAATATGGCCCGAGCTAGGGAGCACGATAATGGAGAGGGTGGTGCTTGAAACAGCACCCGACCTGGCTATCCACGGCCACGCTCACCGCTCAAAGAGGCTGGAGGCTGTATTGGGCAGAACCCGTGTAATCAACGTGGCCCTCCCAGCACGTGGAGATGTGGCGGTTATCGATCTCTAG